CTACGTAGAGCTCTTTCAGAGCAGGTAGCTGACCAACTGGTGGCAATGAACTGCAATTACCAGAGTCACTGAGACGCATCACTTGTAAGTTGGAAAAGGACAAGTCTCCTACCCAATTTGGGAAACTGATTCCGCCATAACACCTGATGGTTAGTTTCACCAAATTTACCGAAGGTTGAAGTCTTTCGAGCACACATATCTCTTTCACGGAATCATTGGAAACTACGTCACCCCATGACAACTCTACCTCGTTAACATCTTTCTTATCCTTCAGCAAGTCATCAATATCACCAACTACATTTTGCAGATTCAAGATCGAAATTTTTCCTCCAAGGTGCGACAACTCTCTCAGTTCTGCAATGCTTGACCCAGTAGATTTCCCCAACACAAAAGCTGTCAGTGTTCTCAAACTTTTTAGCCTACCCATATGCACAGGCATCTCTTTTATGTTAGTTCCACCAATATCAAGATGACGCAAATGAATCAATTTCCTCATGTCTGCAGGCAATTCAACAAGAGAAGAACAACCTAACAATAATAGAGTTTGTAAATTGTAGAGAGTACACACTGTATCTGGTAACCTTTCAATTGCCGTATAAGAGAGATTAATGTAGCGCAAGTGTATGTGGTTACCAATGGAATCAGGTAAGTGAGTGATGTTTTTGTATCTTGATAATGAAAATGCCCGTAAACATTTTTGTGCTAGCAATAAATCATCTAGCACCTTATTGCTTACATATCCAACATTCCAACCATAATATGGTGGTAAAGACACTGGAAAGAAGGTACGCAAACACTTAACTCCTTTTAATGGCTCAAATATTGGAGATGTATCAAATTCTCCTCTCATATATGACAAGTGGCGAACTTTTTTAGAAACTTCATGCGAATTTTTTTGATCCAACCTTAAACAAAACTCTCCAGACACAAACATAGCCAAGTCATTGATAAGATCATGCATTGTGAAACTTGGTTGATCCAATCTTGGTCTTTGAAATAGTGAACGCGATAACAGTTCATTAAAGTACCTTTCACCAACCTCCTCCATTGCTTTCTTGCTCTCTGATTGTGAAATTAAACCTTCTGCCATCCATAGTAGaataacattttctttttcaaattcatAGTCCTTTGGAAAAATTGAGCAATAAGCAAAGCATCGTTTCAAGTGAGCCGGAAGATAATGGTAACTCAATCttagagaaggaagaagacTATTAGGGTGTGGCAGATCCCAAAGATTGCTATCCAATATGTGATTCCATTCCTTGTAGTCTAGGTTGCAACTTAAGAGACCCCCTAGTGTTTTTGCAGCTAGAGGTAAACCATTGCACTTACGTGCAATTTCCTTACCAATTTCAACCAAGTCTAGATGTGCACCGGGGTTTTCATTTCTAAATGCATGTTTTTCCAGTAACGACCAACAGTCTTCATCCGACAATTCTTTTAAATCGTGAATAGGAATAGTATTGTGCACGATGGCTGCAACATGTCTGCTCCTTGTTGTTACAATGATTTTGCTTCCCTTTGCCCCATACGTGAAAAGAATTCGTAAACGCTCCCAGTCATCATAGTTTTCATTCCAAAGGTCATCCAAGACAAGTAAAAATCTCTTTCCACTCAGTTGTTCCCTTAATTGAACTTCAAGGGAATTCATCTCCAAATTGTCACAAGGCTTTTTAGTGATTTCCTCCATAAGGGCCTTAATAACCCTCAAAGCCTCATACTGTTCGGAAACACAAACCCAAGCATGAGTGTCAAAGTGCTTTTTAACTCGTTCATCGTTGAAAAGGAGTTGAGCAAGAGTTGTCTTACCAACCCCGCCCATACCGACTATAGGGACTACAGAAAAATTACTGCTACTTTCATTGTCAGATAGCAACAGTAGATCTTTTAACTTGTCTTTATCTCCATCCCTACCATAGGTATAAAATCCGTCCTCAACAACAGAAGTTGTGGGAGTTCTTTGTGAAACATTGCCTCCAACAACATCTTCTCTAAGACGGAGGAtatcttttttatttgcaaGGTCTTCCAACTTGTTGAATAAAACTTCTATCCTACCATTCATGCCTTTATAATTAAAAGGTTTACGAGAGGTAGAAAGGAAGTTCCACACCTGGGTTTTCTTAGTCTGATCTTTCGCCTTGCAACGCGAAGCTTCAGTATCGATCTCATCCACCAAGTCCTCGGCCTCGAACACAGCATGTTTGAGCTCGTCAAGCCACATCCCGACGTCACGGTCGACAATCTGCTTCTCCTCTGCATCGTTGAGCACTGCATTGAGGGTCATCAACTTCACCTTCAGTCTGCCCACGAGTGAATGGTCGAGTCTTCTTGCCCGGAGGAAGTCTATGAACTCTCCAGAAATCTTGTCGCACAGCACCTTGATCGAACCCGAGAGCAAAGCCTCTCCAACCAAAGCCATTTTCTCTTCTGGCAAAAGGACTAACTTTGATCAAGTATTCGAAGTTGGAAAACTGAGAATTCTGCTTGGCAAAGCCTGTTAAGATTACTTCACGACTGGTGAGACGACTTGATATTTTTCTTGGTCAATAATGCAGTGGACCGCACACGGCAAACATAAAGTAGTAATTTGCGGAGGTTGGAAAACGTTACCATCCaacattaatttattaattattttcttccatgaAAAAAATCGTTGTTGGTCATGAAAATTGGTGGAGGTTGGAAAACATTACATCAaacattaatttatttattacttTCTTACCCATGTGGATGACATTATTTGATTTGAGTGCATCTTCACATGTGGGACAAAGTCAAAGAAAGTGACTGATAAAGAGGATCACAATTCAAGATTCTATCTAATCTTCCTAATCAGAACATCTCACAATTCTCTTATAATGGCCAATGATAGCTCACAAATACAAACATAAGCAGAAGAACAATAAAGAGCGATAACTACTCTAAATTTTTTGAATTCTCGTATTATTTTCATTGCTTTTGTAATTTTAGTTTGATAATAAGAGAGACTACTGCAGTTGCTCTGTAAACGTATACACATTTTTCGAACTCTGTAAATAttgtgttttatttcttttatataatattttacatatatcaTCGATTTCATAacaggacaaggattgtctgcgcTCCTATTTTCGATACCCTCTTGTTTGTGTAgtcacagttaagtcacgttaacattttatattactattcatttttgtcttattatatctataaaaaaattaatataaaatgttgacatgacttaactttgatcacacaaaacagaaaaacaTGGGAGAATACCGAAAATGGaagagcagacaatccttgtctttcgtaacaaattcaatttattttttacattttctaaGAACTATTTTATGAAGTGACCAGATGGGCCTTAGTGGTTTTGGATTGGACAAAGCTCATGGATTATGACAAGAGCCCAGTTTCAACTTTGGAAGTTGGAAGTACACAGAGTTTGATGTGAAACCGAGGGCTTTGCTCTCCTACACAtggaaaagtaaaagaaaatgaCTGAGACTTATCTAATTCTCATTTAATTAAATCTCAATTGTTAAgtcttaaaaaaatatgtgcAAAGGAAAATTTCCATTGAAACCAACAGCCCAAACAAGTATGATTGAGAGAcgtaaaattaaaagaaaaaaaaattgctataATTGGATCTCAACATTTTTCCCTTGTCTTAATAAAAGAGTAGAAAAAACCAACACGGGTAGTAGTGTGGTCAGGGACGAAGTCTAGGTTTATATTCCACATACTCGTTCAGGATTCGATTCTTGATGTTGGTGAATCACACAATGGTGGTCAGATGACTGAAATGTCTCTATAAGTCTTTTGGGCACGCCAAAAGAGTGAACGGCCATGGTCACCAACTGATtcccattttaaaaaaaaataaaaataaataaaagaatagaAAACGTTGGGTAAATTAGAGCAAGACTATGTGCTTTATATATTCgataattgataaaaaaaaatttgaaaaaaaaaaggcaataaTTTCATTAAACCAGACAAACTactgtgatttgataattgataaataaaaaaatgaaatgtgcTTTGTCTACCTTCCAATTGTTGTAACGGTTACATTTGGATCTTTGACCCATATGATATGATCACATGGCCTCCACCATCCTCTTGTGATGATCGAAATCTCCAAAACCAAATCTTGGTACTACTCTATGTATTCTACTCCATTTCCAAAAGCTCTATCTTCATCttcctgtaaaaaaaaaaataagaaacttTCAAGCATGACTTCAACGTTATGTAGCACTTAATGTTACAAGTGTATTAGTCGTTAGATTTAATTTTCACAATTattacattttatattttctagtctgattatttattttctgtaaCACTCAGTACTATAtgctttttgaagaaaaaatgaaaagtgtacttctttcttgctctgCCAGTCTGCCTATGTATTCAACATTCATGGAACCATTCAAGTTTAGGATTTGGTTTGCATCAGCAATGCACTTTACATCATGAGGAATTTAATTatgggagaaatttttcagtgttcCAAAAACATTATCCGGTATATCaagtgtaataatataattagttggaattttgtttttcaagtttCTAACTCAATTGTCTTGTTACACTTGGTATAACGAACTGTGTTCCTGACACATTGATAAATCTCTACACACATGAGGGGCCTAAAGGCTAAAATCTATCAGTCTGAGTTTCTGTGCCAACCATGTCCCTTTTCTTAAGTATGCTTAATCTTTAATTTTCTTGGGTTAGCCAATTTTGAGTCAAGGTTAACATGTTTTTgcacaaaactaattaagaaaacactgCGTAATTATATTGTCAAATTATCGAATTTGATactatacaattatacaatcaAGTATACGTTACCGTTACTTATATTCAATTAACAGTGTAACAATATAACATAACGAAAATTTCCCTTCAATGCTAAACTCATGTTTGAAATTGTTATTGAAGAACGAGGTACGCCCTGCAATAAACCTCACATACATTAACAATTGAAAATCGTTGATTGAGACCCACTCCTCCATGTTATTATGTTGACAAAAGTACCATAAAATTCCATGATATTGATGCCCCCAATACGCTGTCGTTTAAGGTCCCTCCCAAAAGTCCCTCGTAACCGTTGAAAACCCTCTCTCAGCCTATATATTCCTTTCAAACTGACCCACGCGCCCAATTTCCAACCGTTTAAACAccactccctccctccctctctctctctctctctctctctctctctctctctctctctctctctaaacctccaagaaccctctctctctacatGTTCTCAATCATAATCTGCAAGTCCTCTGCTTTTGCaaagaaaatccaaaacccaTTAGTTTCCATCCATCTGAATTCGAAATCTCCGCCTCCATGGCTCCAAGAATGCTTCTTGTTTTCTGGGTCGTCGTCTTCTTCCTCATAGCCCTCTTCCTCCGCCGTGGCTCCGCCGAGAACGTCAACTTCTACTTCCCCTCTTTCAACTTCCGAAACCTTACCTTCCTCGGCGACTCACACATCCGAAACGGCGTCGTTGGCCTCACCCGCGAGCTCACGGTCCCCTCCTCCAGCGCCGGCGCCGTCATATACAACAACCCAATTCGGTTCTTTGACCCGGAATCCAACATCACCGCTTCTTTCTCCACGAAGTTCACTTTCTCCATCGCCAACGTCAATCCGAGCTCTAACGGTGACGGCATGTCGTTCTTCCTCTCGCCGGACAACCGGATGCTCGGCAGCCCCGGCGGCTATCTGGGTCTCGTCAATTCCTCCCAAGTGACCAAGAACAAGTTCGTCGCCATCGAATTTGACACGAAGCTCGATTTGCACTTCAACGATCCGAATGACAATCATGTAGGATTGGACATCGAGAGCCTCAATTCGATTAAGACCGCTGATCCAATCTTGCAGGGTGTCGATTTGAAGAGCGGGAGTTCGATTACTACTTGGATTGATTACAAGAACGACCAAGAAAAACTTAAAGTGTATCTAAGCTACTCGAATTTCAAGCCCGAAAAGCCGGTTTTGAGCGTAGATATCGATCTCTCCGAGCATCTGAAGGAGGTTATGTTCGTGGGTTTTTCGGCCTCGACGGAAGGGAGCACGGAGAAGCATCTGGTTGCGAATTGGAGCTTTCATACATTCGGGTTCGTTGCAAAAAGGCCGAAGTTGCAGCCCCACAATGTGTCTGATACTTATGTGGTCGTCAGTCCGAGAATTCCAGTGTCCGGTTCGGGGGATAAGCACCACAAGCGGCTCGGCTTAGGACTTGGTATTGCTGGGCCGGCGTTCTTTTGCGTGGCGCTGTTGGTTTTCGGGTATGTTTCTGTGATGAAATGGATGGAGTTGAGAAGACAGAAGAGCTTCAAAGCAGAGGTTGTGGCAGGCCCGAGAGAGTTTAGTTTCAAGGAGCTGAAATCTGCCACAGGAGGGTTTCATTCCAGTAGGATTCTTGGGCATGGAGCTTTCGGGACTGTTTACAAGGCGTTTTTCGTGTCTTCCGGCACCATTTCTGCGGTGAAAAGATCCAAACATTCCCATGAAGGTAAAACTGAATTCCTTTCTGAGTTGTCAATTATTGCTTGCTTGCGCCACAAGAATTTAGTTCACCTTCAAGGCTGGTGTGTTGACAAGGGTGAATTGCTTCTTGTTTACGATTTCATGCCTAATGGGAGCCTCGAAAAGGCACTGTACCAAGAATCCGGACAAAGTACCTTGTTAGATTGGTCTCGGAGACTGAATGTTGCGGTTGGATTGGCGTCTGTTTTGACATATCTGCATCAGGAATGTGAGCAGCAGGTCATCCACAGGGACATAAAGACTGGCAATGTTTTGCTGGATGGGAATTTAAATGCGAGGCTCAGTGATTTCGGGTTGGCAAAGCTCATGGATCACGATAAAAGCCCTGTTTCCACACTGACAGCGGGAACAATGGGGTACCTTGCGCCTGAGTATCTTCAATATGGGAAAGCAACCGAAAAGACTGACACTTTTAGCTATGGTGTGGTGATCCTCGAAGTGGCTTGTGG
This window of the Malus domestica chromosome 03, GDT2T_hap1 genome carries:
- the LOC103452463 gene encoding putative disease resistance RPP13-like protein 1 isoform X2, which gives rise to MALVGEALLSGSIKVLCDKISGEFIDFLRARRLDHSLVGRLKVKLMTLNAVLNDAEEKQIVDRDVGMWLDELKHAVFEAEDLVDEIDTEASRCKAKDQTKKTQVWNFLSTSRKPFNYKGMNGRIEVLFNKLEDLANKKDILRLREDVVGGNVSQRTPTTSVVEDGFYTYGRDGDKDKLKDLLLLSDNESSSNFSVVPIVGMGGVGKTTLAQLLFNDERVKKHFDTHAWVCVSEQYEALRVIKALMEEITKKPCDNLEMNSLEVQLREQLSGKRFLLVLDDLWNENYDDWERLRILFTYGAKGSKIIVTTRSRHVAAIVHNTIPIHDLKELSDEDCWSLLEKHAFRNENPGAHLDLVEIGKEIARKCNGLPLAAKTLGGLLSCNLDYKEWNHILDSNLWDLPHPNSLLPSLRLSYHYLPAHLKRCFAYCSIFPKDYEFEKENVILLWMAEGLISQSESKKAMEEVGERYFNELLSRSLFQRPRLDQPSFTMHDLINDLAMFVSGEFCLRLDQKNSHEVSKKVRHLSYMRGEFDTSPIFEPLKGVKCLRTFFPVSLPPYYGWNVGYVSNKVLDDLLLAQKCLRAFSLSRYKNITHLPDSIGNHIHLRYINLSYTAIERLPDTVCTLYNLQTLLLLGCSSLVELPADMRKLIHLRHLDIGGTNIKEMPVHMGRLKSLRTLTAFVLGKSTGSSIAELRELSHLGGKISILNLQNVVGDIDDLLKDKKDVNEVELSWGDVVSNDSVKEICVLERLQPSVNLVKLTIRCYGGISFPNWVGDLSFSNLQVMRLSDSGNCSSLPPVGQLPALKELYVERMNVVKSVGGELYGGNQPFQCLEKLEFGEMPEWEEWQPSPSGGESPDFPRLKELRLRWCPKLRGDLPTHLPSLKTLDVSECEVLHENRASNTLNTESLRGSLEKLTIMGCPGLSLLLESTETLPSLQMLRIGSVGGSKWLPHNSNRLRSLTLYGCSSLLSFPTNGLPTTLTSLRIQNCKKLEFLSREMMAKLTSLQSLYLIRSCDSLRSFPLGIFPKLAYLEIWSCNLESLSVSVEGGADENLNILDISL
- the LOC103446844 gene encoding probable L-type lectin-domain containing receptor kinase S.7, which codes for MAPRMLLVFWVVVFFLIALFLRRGSAENVNFYFPSFNFRNLTFLGDSHIRNGVVGLTRELTVPSSSAGAVIYNNPIRFFDPESNITASFSTKFTFSIANVNPSSNGDGMSFFLSPDNRMLGSPGGYLGLVNSSQVTKNKFVAIEFDTKLDLHFNDPNDNHVGLDIESLNSIKTADPILQGVDLKSGSSITTWIDYKNDQEKLKVYLSYSNFKPEKPVLSVDIDLSEHLKEVMFVGFSASTEGSTEKHLVANWSFHTFGFVAKRPKLQPHNVSDTYVVVSPRIPVSGSGDKHHKRLGLGLGIAGPAFFCVALLVFGYVSVMKWMELRRQKSFKAEVVAGPREFSFKELKSATGGFHSSRILGHGAFGTVYKAFFVSSGTISAVKRSKHSHEGKTEFLSELSIIACLRHKNLVHLQGWCVDKGELLLVYDFMPNGSLEKALYQESGQSTLLDWSRRLNVAVGLASVLTYLHQECEQQVIHRDIKTGNVLLDGNLNARLSDFGLAKLMDHDKSPVSTLTAGTMGYLAPEYLQYGKATEKTDTFSYGVVILEVACGRRPIEREPGSEKAVNLVDWVWGLHSEGRIIEAADKRLNGEFNVEEMRKLLLVGLSCANPDSTERPTMRRVLQILSNEADVQAIPRVKPSLSFSSRLPLSLDDIVSDCDEEDCGSPTSSLREIIIH
- the LOC103452463 gene encoding putative disease resistance RPP13-like protein 1 isoform X1 — its product is MALVGEALLSGSIKVLCDKISGEFIDFLRARRLDHSLVGRLKVKLMTLNAVLNDAEEKQIVDRDVGMWLDELKHAVFEAEDLVDEIDTEASRCKAKDQTKKTQVWNFLSTSRKPFNYKGMNGRIEVLFNKLEDLANKKDILRLREDVVGGNVSQRTPTTSVVEDGFYTYGRDGDKDKLKDLLLLSDNESSSNFSVVPIVGMGGVGKTTLAQLLFNDERVKKHFDTHAWVCVSEQYEALRVIKALMEEITKKPCDNLEMNSLEVQLREQLSGKRFLLVLDDLWNENYDDWERLRILFTYGAKGSKIIVTTRSRHVAAIVHNTIPIHDLKELSDEDCWSLLEKHAFRNENPGAHLDLVEIGKEIARKCNGLPLAAKTLGGLLSCNLDYKEWNHILDSNLWDLPHPNSLLPSLRLSYHYLPAHLKRCFAYCSIFPKDYEFEKENVILLWMAEGLISQSESKKAMEEVGERYFNELLSRSLFQRPRLDQPSFTMHDLINDLAMFVSGEFCLRLDQKNSHEVSKKVRHLSYMRGEFDTSPIFEPLKGVKCLRTFFPVSLPPYYGWNVGYVSNKVLDDLLLAQKCLRAFSLSRYKNITHLPDSIGNHIHLRYINLSYTAIERLPDTVCTLYNLQTLLLLGCSSLVELPADMRKLIHLRHLDIGGTNIKEMPVHMGRLKSLRTLTAFVLGKSTGSSIAELRELSHLGGKISILNLQNVVGDIDDLLKDKKDVNEVELSWGDVVSNDSVKEICVLERLQPSVNLVKLTIRCYGGISFPNWVGDLSFSNLQVMRLSDSGNCSSLPPVGQLPALKELYVERMNVVKSVGGELYGGNQPFQCLEKLEFGEMPEWEEWQPSPSGGESPDFPRLKELRLRWCPKLRGDLPTHLPSLKTLDVSECEVLHENRASNTLNTESLRGSLEKLTIMGCPGLSLLLESTETLPSLQMLRIGSVGGSKWLPHNSNRLRSLTLYGCSSLLSFPTNGLPTTLTSLRIQNCKKLEFLSREMMAKLTSLQSLYLIRSCDSLRSFPLGIFPKLAYLEIWSCNLESLSVSVEGGADENLNILDIRYCPNLVSFPDGGLPTPNLTSFIVFNCENLKLLPDRMHTLTALQGLEISNLPNVVSFAQGGLPPNLQTLFIRNWDLVETLLNEQLLPATLHTLLIYDASNLKSLDGKGFEHLASLQQLKISGCESLKFLPKEGLPASLSYLSIEGCPSLKKRYGNKKGKDWRNIARIPCIDIDDEIII